The sequence GCCGCGCTGTAATAACGTCACACATGGAGTCTTGTTTGAACAGCATGGCCGTGCATTGGCTTGGCTCTGGGGATATTTACACTATacgaagggtgtgtgtgtgtatgtgtgtgcctgCGTGGCATATTGCTCACAAAGACATTACATTAGTCAGCAGATGTGTTTGTCCATCAGAAACATTTTGACAGTGATGAATCATTGTGTCTGCGTTAATTCTAGCACCGAAATAAATGGTAAGATGATAAATGTCTCGTTTGCAAATGAAGCACGAATAAAAGTAGCGCTATCAAAAGTGTCAAATGAATAAGACATTTGACAGAAAAGTTTCCCCAGCCCTTTCAGAACATCTTGGGAAtaattttgtactttttaacAAGGTCCACATTGCCTccaaaatccatattttaaatgaCAGAATGATCAAACGAAGAGATATTTCCCTTACATCCTCCTTTCCCATCTCCATTTCATCTCTGCTAATTCAAAGTATTCAGACATTTCTGCGAGAAATATTTTGCCACGTTCTCCAAATCCTCACTTACGTACGTAAGTCACAATTCCGAGCTCAGATGACTTGAAAACAACCAACAACAAGTCCGTCTTGTTCTCCAAATGGAAATAATCCACAGCAGGACTTTGTGCAATTACCGCAGTCGGATCGCTGAATCTTAAAATGTGACAGTTGCTAGTCGTCATTTTCTTAGCATCGCCTCTGAATTAACCCGTCAGAACGTGAAAGCGTAAAGAGACACAGCGTTTAATGTTCCTCTAACGGCAAGCTATCCTTCTTGTGATTTTACCTCCAGATGGGAACCCGTTTCctatttgtcttcttttccCACATCTTCTGCGTCCGCCAGCCTTCCTCCAAGAGGCAGATCAGGGTAGCTCCCATCTTCACCCCGACACTTTTTAATCCAATTAAAAACATGGTTAACATGCACAAGTGCGCGTTAGTGTCAAACgggctttgttttattttcaaatttgctttcttttgagACCTTTTCAAAATAGTTTCTTGATGCCTTTTGGTCTCGATATACAATAAATATGTGAGTCTAAGGGAGCTCTAAACAAGAAGTCAGCACCACCCTGAGAGCTTCTTCTTTGGGCTATTTGGGTTCTTTACCTGCTCGGTGGGAGCGCTCTCAGCTCCAAATGCCTTTTCCCAGTGGGGTAACatgccctgtgtgtgtgtgtgcgtgcgtgtgtgtgtgcgcgcacgcacaACTGGTATGTGTGATAGATAGTGCTATTGGGAtgtgcgtttttttttgggtataatttgcatttgtgtgtagAGCTTGCATGGCTGGATTCCGTCACGTCTTTGTCACCAAGGCTGCCTGGCATATTAttcataattaaaaaacattttcaggtTTCCGACTAATATGTGATGAATGAGGATGCATGTTTGCTTTGCTTGAGCAAAGCGATGTGAGATCAGCTCTCAGTACACCTGCTGGGCAGCTCATGCGATAAACACCAAACAAAACTGCCATCAAACGTTTTGCATGAAAGGCACAAACTTTTGAATGCAAAAAGTAATTACAAGACGACTCTCCTTATCTATCATCCAATTATCCAGAAATGGCTTTGACAGAAAAAGCAAGATCTTGTTTTGCTTGGGCTTCCTTAAGTGACCCTACAACTAAATTGCAAACGCCACTTGTGAGCCATTAGTAGTCAAGGCTTTCATTGGGTGCCTTTTAGTGCCCGCATAGCACGCCTCTGTCTCAGAATCAAAAATACGGACGGATAAGACTCGTATCGACTCTTCTTAAGTGAATCGACGTAGACACAAGTTGAGCAACTATACTTTGGAGGGGCGGGCAGACGGTCGAATAGATGGACAGATAGAGTACTAGGGTACCACCACTGGTATgcaggctccctctagtggtatgcaAAAGAATCACTGCCCGAGTACgattaaattgtatttaacttCGAAGGtaaatgcatttaattgtaatCTTTaaagatgtttatttttagacatTTATTgaagtagattttttttaactttatcgTGCAAgacattgttttattatttcccTATCTTGTGTCAGTGTTAACGTTCCAACTGCGCATAATGTTATAGTGGCTCATAatgctaataaataaaattacttttgaaGAATTCGCTCTTTATTTCATATGGATGATGAAATAAACCGTGTTAAGATGTAATCATGTTCTATGTATAAGATGTTTCTTacatctgtgtttttgttcatcaGAACATGCCAGGACACAATGACCTCCAACAGCACAGACTCTTCCGGTCTCTTCCTGATTCCCGACACCTTCCCCGCAGCCGGTTTGTCCCAGCAGTCCAACTCCTTCCATCAAGCGGGGACGGGACCCTGGTTGGTGCTTCACGTCACCACCCCGGGTGGCAATTCCTCTGCCGTGTTAAACTCCAGTCAATCACAAGATGGCAACGGGACATCGGCCCTGGATCCCCTGGGCGGGCACACGGTGTGGCAGGTGGTCCTCATCGTCCTGCTGACCGGAATGCTCTCGCTGGTCACCGTCATTGGAAACATCCTGGTGGTGGTGTCCTTCAAGGTCAACCGCCAACTGAAAACGGTCAATAACTACTTCCTGCTGAGCTTGGCAGTGGCTGACCTCATCATCGGGGTCATCTCCATGAACCTGTACACGGCCTATCTCGTGATGGATTACTGGGCTCTGGGGAACTGGGCTTGTGACCTGTGGTTGGCTATTGACTACGTGGCCAGCAACGCTTCAGTTATGAACCTGCTGGTCATCAGCTTCGACCGCTACTTTTCGGTGACCAGGCCTCTGACTTACCGGGCCAAACGGACAACAAAGCGGGCCGGGGTCATGATCGGCCTGGCCTGGTTCGTTTCTCTGGTTTTGTGGGCCCCGGCCATCCTTCTGTGGCAGTACTTTGAGGGTCAAAGGACGGTGCCTCCCAATAAGTGCTATATTCAGTTCCTCCAGCAGCCCATCATCACCTTCTGTACGGCCATGGCGGCTTTCTACCTGCCCGTGACCATCATGAGTGTGCTCTACTGGCGGATTTACAAGGAGACGGAGAACCGCTCCAAAGAGTTAGCCGGGCTGCAGGGTTCGGGGGCCCGCGCCGGAGGCAGCAGCGGGATAGCGGCAAGAAATGGCAACGCCACGGTGGACAGAGCCCGTTTTGTGCGTCAAACCGGGAGCTCCAGAAGTTGCAACAGCTACGAGCTGACAAGGTTGTCGCAAAGGAAGAACGCCTGCCGGGAGTTGGTTAGCCGCCTGCACTGCTGGCCCGGGGTCCGATCCTGGAGACCCGGCAGCATCCGTCAAGGAGAGAGGGACCCAGACCAGAGCAGCACAGACAGCTGGAACAACAATGACAACGCTGTTTCGCTGGACCAGTCGGGCTCGTCGGATGACGAAGACTGCGGCGGGAGAGACGGCCACACCATTTTCTCCATCGTCCTCAGCCTGCCCGGCATAAAAGCGGCTGTCAACTCCCAGCTCACCTCCTGCGAGGACTTGGAGGAAGCCTCGGAACAGGACCCGCTAAGGGGGGCGGAGTTCAACAGACGCGGCCTTGCTGCCGGTGCGGCCGGCAGTCCTGACGGAACTGATCGCTCCGAAGCGAGCTACCACCAACGCTTCTGTTCACGCAGCAACGCGTCGGCACCGACCGAGCGGGCCGCCTCCGACTCGGGTTGTCCGGACGACGCGGCGGCGGCCCCCGACTCCCGCACCACCGGCACCAAATCCGTTCCCATGTCCTTCAAAGAGGCGGCAATGGCCAAGCGCTTTGCGGCCCGAGCTCGGACTCAGATCTCCAAGAGAAAGCGAATGTCCATAGTGAAGGAGAAGAAGGCCGCTCAGACGCTCAGCGCCATTCTCTTTGCCTTCATCATCACGTGGACGCCGTACAACATCATGGTCCTGATCAACGCCTTCAGCAAAGCGTCCATTCCTAACACGCTGTGGGCGGTGGGCTACTGGCTCTGCTATGTCAACAGCACCGTCAACCCCATGTGCTACGCGCTGTGCAACAAGACCTTCCGGACCACCTTTAAGATGATCCTGCTCTGCCGCTGGGACCGGAAGAAGCGCCGGAAGCTGCAGTTCCAGCAGAGGCCGTCTGTGGTCTTCCACAGAAGGATTCCCAGAGAGTCCACgtaggggaggggcgagcagcTTGAAGATGGAATGAAAAACAAGAAGCGTCCACGGGGTTCTTTTGGGAGTTTGTCCGAGGCACTCGCGCCTGAGCGCTCGTTTGCGCCGGTTTCAATGTTTGTGTGCTCGTCGTGTCCGTGTGCATGCAAGGAGGGCGGGGCTAGGTCGGAGCCACAAACCAGAGACGTCCATCCGGTCTCGAAGAACTCGACCGTGAAGGAAACGTGCAAAGGGCTTGAAACAGAACAGAACGTCTTTCGTTGTGGGCTGGAATATTAAAAGTGCAATTGAGGCAAGGGGAAAAGGAATGCTTTGTCACACGGTTCTCACGGGGTTGTTGATTCTTGTCATTTTCTCTTTGTCCTTTGCTAGATCAGTAACGTGCGGATGGACTCGAGTGTTTTTGCCTTTGTAACCAAATGGAACTTGGCATCTGTAATTTGTCAACAAAAGCTAACTTTTGAccgccatgtttttttttcattccctttcttgttttgctttcctAGATAGATTGTGCTAAGTGGGATCGAAAACATTCTTCAGAGGTGTCCGagaaatctttttatttttgttctcatCTTGAGCCAGtctgaaaatgacttttacaAATCGTCTGTATGGCGCCACAGTTGGTGAACCGCAGTTGTGTTCAATGTGAttgttgtgcttttgaaaacaatggCGATGACGAGTACATACGGTTGTCTTGACGTCATtgtgataatgatgatgatgatgctatTCTGTTGGTGTACCTTTGcagctctctctcacacacaaagaTGTCGATTTTCTCGGACACAGCCTTCTGTGAACTTTCTACTGTAATGCTTTTGTCAGGTTATCTTTATGCTTATTTGTGGAGCCAGGGCGACCTCTAGTGGCGTGAGGGGGACCGAACACGCTCGCTGCCAATTCCATATCTGGTGCAGTTTCATTCACAACCCCAGTTGACTTTAAGAAGacacatttgaatttaaaaaaaaaaaaaaaaaagggaaacgtTTATTCAGATCGTTTATGTAACTGATCAAAATTCACCACGCCCATTTGATGGTACCATGTATacagtttttaaaatatgtatgaggttatttatttgaatccaGGTGATGAGAAAGTCTTGAAATCTATTTTGGTTTGATGGTGTATAAAGTGtgaacaaaaattattttaaatgtttagtaTTTTTGCAGAATAGGCCTTAAATAGCACAGCTCCAAAATGAATTATGGAGGACTGGAGGCGCTGATCATTTCACACAAATTCCAAATATCGGTCGATCCAGCTATCCAATTTCTAAAGCGTCAAGGTCGCAGGTGAGCTGGCTCTTATCCCAGCAAACTGGGCACAATTGGGCAGCATACAAAGGGAGCGTGACATCATGATTGGCAGCTGCCCTGTTGGATCTTCATCTTTATGTACAGCGTAAGCTTGCAGCGCCCGAATGTGTCACAAGGAATATTGTACAGCTGCCATTCAACTTAAATGTACTgtatacaacaacaaaaaaggttgTTCTTTCAACACTTGGTATTTGCATCTAACACAAGACTTTGTATATCGATGGGGAACGTTTGTTCTCAAATATCGGGAATGTAAACATGGTGAACgcaattgtctttttgttaCATTACCAGTATGCCAATCATATGTTTGAAGTCAATAAACAGTTCCAAATGTTTGTGCCACAAAATATGTGCCAGTTATTTTAGTTGATTGCTTTTCAAACTATGGAGTGGCGCactggctccctctagtggaaTATTTGAATTCGATGTTCAAACGGAGCATACATTTCAAATCCGtacagttgttttgtttttaacttacTTAACTTGCTTTGCAGTcctgaataaatatatatatgcttTTTGTGACCTTTTTGCGCGGTCTGTGAGATTTTTCTAAAGCAAACTATGCGCCTTGGTCCAAGAATCTCCCAGCTGATTGGTGAGGGTCGCCTGTGTCTTGATTAATGGGACGGCACCAACTCGCTCGTCAGTTTTCTAGCTTCCAtgccttgtttttataatttGCACAATGTCACGTAACTTTCTAAGAAACACGAGCCCCTAACGGATTATTTCTTCCACTAGTTTTGCGTTCTTATAGCCAAGGCTGCCGATAAAGTTGTTGTTGGTGGTGGGGCTTGATGGGGTGTCTAATGGAAGATGACCGAGCAAAGCAGACATGTGATGAGGCAAATAGCAACTTCATGTGACCCACGGCTGAGAAGAGGCTCGCAGAAGACAAACAGCCGCTTGTGTTGTTTCCTTCAGTCCGTCTGCCAACGCTGCACTCAGGCAAGTTCGCTCTCCTTTCTCTCATCTTTTCGTAAGATTTCATATTCATCttgatgttgtttttaacGAGACTGATGTTTGGACGATGCGTTCAGGAGGAAGCTTCAGTGCCTGGTCTTTGAGATAATTGTCCCCAGTGGGCCTATATGACATTCTGGCTGCAAGATTTGTTCTGTTTTGTCATCTTCTCTGCACACTTTCGTCACTTTTAGAAACGCATAAAGAGAAAGTACATCTTGATCGTTGCCGTTGGCCAGTGCTACTTTTTGTGCACCACACCCAATAGGCCGATAACATGCTCAATGCTACCAAATTTCGCTTGGGAAATGAGAATTTGGAAATGACAGTCAGGCGTTTGCCATTTGGCCTGTGTGTTTACATGTCAGCTGACTGTTAAGTTAAATGAACGCGCAAAATCGTACAGtgtattttggaaaacaagaGTTTGTCAGTTAAAACCAGTTatttacagtgccttgcgaaagtattcggcccccttgaaccttacaacatttcgcgacatttcaggcttcaaacataaagatataaaagtttcattttttgtcaagaatcaacaacaagtgggacacaatcgtgaagtggaacaacatttattggataatttaaactttaacaaataaaaaactgaaaagtggggcgtgcaatattattcggcccccttgcgctaatactttgtagcgccaccttttgctgcaattacagtcgcttggggtatgtctctatcagttttgcacatcgagagactggaattcttgaccattcttccttgcaaaacagctcgagctcagtgaggttggatggagagcgtttgtgaacagcagtcttcagctctttccacagattcttgattggattcaggtctggactttgacttggccattctaacacctggatacgtctatttgtgaaccattccattgtagatttggctttatgttttggatcattgtcctgttggaagatccgtcccagtctcaggtcttttgcagactccaacaggttttcttccagaatggtcctgtatttggctccatccatcttcccatcaattttagccatcttccctgtccctgctgaagaaaagcaggcccaaaccatgatgctgccaccaccatgtttgacagtggggatgttgtgttcagggtgatgagctgtgttgcttttacgccaaacatatcgttttgcattgtggccaaaaagttcgacattggtttcatctgaccagagcactttcttccacatgtttggtgtgtctcccaggtggtttgtggcaaactttaaacgagactttttatggatatctttgagaaatggctttcttcttgccactcttccataaaggccagatttgtgcagtgcacgactgatatgaaatgagatgaaagtttggagggacggccgggtcttggtagatttgcagtggtctgatactcctttcatttcaatataattgcttgcacagtgctccttgagatgtttaaagcttgggaaatctttttgtgtccaaatccggctttaaacttctccacaacagtatcttggacctgcctggtgtgttcctttgtcttcatggttctctctgcgctttaaacagaaccctgagactatcaaagagcaggtgcatttatacggagacttgattacacacaggtacATTctatcagtcatttaggacaacattggatcattcaaagatcctcactgaacttctggagtgagtttgctgcactgaaagtaaaggggccgaataatattgcacgccccacttttcagttttttatttgttaaaaaagtttaaattatccaataaatttcattccacttcacgattgtgtcctgttagggtttacaacataatcatacgatgaagataatctgtaaaccctaacatgtcccacttgttgttgattcttgacaaaaaattaaaattttatatctttatgtttgaagcctgaaatgtggcgaaatgttgaaaggttcaagggggccgaatactttcgcaaggcactgtatatccTGGCATGTCAGCTGACATCAAAATTGTGTTCACTATTTGCTGTGTATGTTTTACAAGAATTTGATCGGTATCTggtgtaaataaacattttaagcttTAAGCGTCCTGTCCTGTCTCGTCCCATGCGTTGTCTTGTCTATTCTTTTTGTCTCAGGGTGTAGCACAGAAGTTTCTTCAACAGTGCTGATCAATCGTCAATATATCGTCAACACACATATTtgactggttcttttatcacagaCAAAGGATTTAGGTTGTtttatttacctgacatgttttgtCGTGTACTTTCGCCTTCATCAGTGTCACTGGTGTAGgtgtgacactctgatgaaggccgaaacatgtcaggtaaataaaACAACCTGAATCATTTGTCTGTGATAAAAGAATCATACAACTAATTTATAattgaagacaaaatgaagTTAATACAACTAACACATTGTTAGCGTTATTTTTCCCTTTGAGGCCTCCCAATCAAACGAATCACCTAAACTTATGTTTCCATCTGCCAAATCTGCAGGTTCCTCCCCCGAGGGCGACGCCTCAGTGGCTACCATGGAGACGATTAACACTGTGGAGAACCAAGTGCCTTTTCTCAAAGAGAGTTTCTTCACCAGCACCTTCAAAGAGAAGCGCAAGAGCAGCGCAACCGGCGTCCTACGCCGACAGCAGCAGTCTTTCGGAGCTCAGCAGCAAATTTCCGGTCTTCCCGAGCATCTCAACGCGTTACCCTCTGAGCAGCGGCGCTTTCGCTCCAACAGCAGCCCGTTATGCAACAGACCTGAATGGAggggagcagatggggggAGAAAGGAGGGGCAGTGGGAGAGGAAGGATCAGAGCGCCCTGTCTGGAAGGGGGGGCGAGCGAGGGATGAGTGTCGGTGGCGGCGAGCCCGTGGCCGTCACCGCCAGTCTCCGCCTCCTCTCGTCGTCATCGGCAGCAGCATCCTCACGGCTGCCTCAGAGTGCATTGCGTAAGCAGGCGGGATTTGGCGTAGGAACCCGCGAGGACCCCCGGCCGCATGCCGGCTCTCGACCCCAGCAGCACGGCTTCTTAGCCAGGGGGGTCCGCCTGCTCCGCAGCATGGGCAACCAGGAGGCCAAGCAGAAGAAGGCGGGCAATGGCGCGGGAGGCAAGGATGGAGAGGCCGGAGAGAGTGAAATGGAGAAGAAATCCAAAAAGTCCAACAAGACCAGCAAAGGGGAACAAAGTGAGAAGAAGAAATCTAAGTCGGATTCCAAGGTGTCAGTGTTCTCCGGGATGAAGATCAGGAAGACTTCCAAGGCCAAGGGATTGTCCAAGGATGACTTGCTGGAGGACGAAAGGTCGCTCCACGCAGCTCGTAAAGCCGGAAGGGAGGCCAGCCTGTCGGCCGATGAGATGGGCACGTTGTCGGATTTTGAGGGCGACTTAAGCCGCTTGACGGCGGGCAGCCGGAAATCCACCCTGGATGAATCGTGCCACAAAGCCGGCTCGGAATCCGACGGGGACATCTACAGTTTCCACTCGGCCACTGCTGACGCCGAGGATCTTCTGTCGGATATCCAGCAAGCCATCATGGTCCAGCGTGAAGACTCCGCCGAAAAGCATCAAGCTTCGAACGGCAAATCCGAGAATGAAAGCACGCTCATGCCGAGAGATTGGTCCGTGCCCGGCTCGTTGAGCGAGAGTGGACCGTCCTCTGCGCCGGACACGGAGAGGAGCAGTGGAAGCCTTTTCCCGAAGACCAATAGCACCTTCAGCTTCCCAGATTTAACCACCACCCCATCCTCTTACGAGAGTGCCGAGGACGACCTGGAGAGCCCGGTTCCGCGCAGTCAAGATAACCGGACTGCTCAGGGCAATTTAGCAGGTGCGCCGTGTGTCCGGCTCGAACCTGCCGGCGTGACGGCGCCCGCGGGGGCTCACAAGAGCGCAAGCAGCACCGACTTATCTTTTCAGCGAGGGGAGGAGGACCGCAACGCTGGCCGTGACTTCCTCTCCctgaggaagaagagcagCCTTTCCATCAGCCTGCTGACGACCGAGACCCCTCCCAGGCCAACTTCCGCCATCTCCCCGTCCACCGTCAAACTTTACCCTCCCGTGCACCCCTCCTACGTCAAGACCACCACCAGGCAGCTCAGCTCCCCCATCGGCTCTCCACTCACCAGCCCCTGCGTGCCCAGAAGAACCGACTCGGGAGAGCCTGAAGATCTCCAGGTCGTCAGGGGGCGCAAGCAGAGGTCCAGCTCCATTGCGGGGCCCCTCGGGACATCGGAGGACTGGGACGGCGCCGGAGATGGAGCCGTCTTCTTGGAGCCGGAGCAAGTGGAGAAGGGAGCTATGTACTGGACACTGGGCTCCAGGAGAGCCCAGTATGGACACTCAAGGTCTTCCAGGGGGACGGCGTCCTACCTGGACATCTTCTCTGGTGAGTCCCGATAACGCATACGTACGGCTGAAGGTTTTCAATGACGTCAAGAGGACGGAATAGAAATAACGATGGAGCAAACATTATTAAAAATGGGTTCATTCAAAAGCCAAATAATTCTTGATCATCAAATTGAAATGGGACAATTGTGTTGACCTGAAGTTTCAGGATGTTCAGTCTCAGTCAGGGGAACTTTGATCAGTCACTTGAGCGTGTTGAGTCGTTAGCACAAGACCAAGATGTGCCTTTTAAAGAGTGggtaaatgaaatattgaggCGTGTCCCACAGGAAGTAGAGCAGAAAGCGAGACATCTGCTTTGCAAAGTGCTCCTGAGaaaaacagataaaaaaaaaaaaacatctgataaaaaaacatcagcttTTACTTGATTCCACAAAGGCTAGCATGTGACTCACAAGACTTTGCTGGagtctgaaaagaaaaaagtgttcCTAAAGTCTTCACACATATGAGAACAGAAAATTTTGAACTGCGTTTCATTAACCGCAAAGTTGATGCACAGTTTTAATAGAAAAATGACGTTTCAAAGAATGTAAGCATTccatttgattatttattttatccttaaacgttttttttttctttcagtgcccccctccccccaaaaataatatGTGGGTTATATGAGCTATTTGACCATTCTATCCGTGTGGCCATGCTGCTTTTTCAACATTTACCACACAGCTCAATCAGCATTTGACAAATTATTATGATgcaactgttaaaaaaaaacaaatgctcttGATTGCACTGTGAATTCAATCTGGAAGCCTCCCCAAAATCTGAAAATGATCATCTTCTGATTCGACGCGAAGGCCTCGTAAAACAATTGAGATTCTCTTCTCGAGTGTGTGTCTATTAAAACAATGCTACCTTGTCTCCTTCTGACGCATGAGATGAGCTCAGCTGCTCTCCACTCGctctcagtgtgtgtgtttgtgtgccctAAAACAATTGACACCATGGCAAGACACACATTTGCAGATTTACCCACAATGCCTCATTGGGGACGCTAAACCAAAGTGACAGTTTATCTGCGTGGCGCTGATGAGTAACGACGTCGACGTCATTTCACATTTCGTCAACAAAGAGGTgcattataaaaacaaacaagcaaatgtCGAGAATACCTTCAGTGTACGCGAGTGTGTGCTGATTTGTCTTGCGTAGCGGTTACTGCGTCTGCACTGCATGTGACACTGCGGAATTTACGGAGCTTTTCAGGTCACACGCAGCCCTGAGGAGGGACGGACAGCGAAGGGGAAGCGTAGCCAAAACTATTTGCAACAGCCAGTCATGAGGAAAAATTGACATTATTCTGTTTCCTTCACGGAACTCCAGTTCTCCCGGGAATTGAGGCTTTGCTCCAATTATTACAGTATCCTGTGTTCCCAAACAATCActtaaaaaattgttttaccACTCGCACACATgttaaacacattcaaatgaattcaGACTGTGATtgttctctcctgttctctccaAATAAGAAGCTGAGAGTGCTTGCTTCAAGTGGTGTGCCTCTCAGTTGACGTATACAGCCAATCATAAACAAAAGAGTATGTTAAAACACCTAAATGTTCCAATCAAATCATAATTATTCATCTTAATTTTGTCAAAGACaagtctgctagcttaatgatAACGTATATTGGAAAACGCCATAAAcggtgtgttgtgtgtttgtggtgcGTGCT is a genomic window of Syngnathus acus chromosome 15, fSynAcu1.2, whole genome shotgun sequence containing:
- the chrm3a gene encoding muscarinic acetylcholine receptor M3 codes for the protein MTSNSTDSSGLFLIPDTFPAAGLSQQSNSFHQAGTGPWLVLHVTTPGGNSSAVLNSSQSQDGNGTSALDPLGGHTVWQVVLIVLLTGMLSLVTVIGNILVVVSFKVNRQLKTVNNYFLLSLAVADLIIGVISMNLYTAYLVMDYWALGNWACDLWLAIDYVASNASVMNLLVISFDRYFSVTRPLTYRAKRTTKRAGVMIGLAWFVSLVLWAPAILLWQYFEGQRTVPPNKCYIQFLQQPIITFCTAMAAFYLPVTIMSVLYWRIYKETENRSKELAGLQGSGARAGGSSGIAARNGNATVDRARFVRQTGSSRSCNSYELTRLSQRKNACRELVSRLHCWPGVRSWRPGSIRQGERDPDQSSTDSWNNNDNAVSLDQSGSSDDEDCGGRDGHTIFSIVLSLPGIKAAVNSQLTSCEDLEEASEQDPLRGAEFNRRGLAAGAAGSPDGTDRSEASYHQRFCSRSNASAPTERAASDSGCPDDAAAAPDSRTTGTKSVPMSFKEAAMAKRFAARARTQISKRKRMSIVKEKKAAQTLSAILFAFIITWTPYNIMVLINAFSKASIPNTLWAVGYWLCYVNSTVNPMCYALCNKTFRTTFKMILLCRWDRKKRRKLQFQQRPSVVFHRRIPREST